Proteins from a single region of Sphingomonas morindae:
- a CDS encoding TonB-dependent receptor, producing the protein MHVSSWLALGCALAASPALAAPAAPAAPAAADTAPAAQPDLTGADDAASDGAIVVTSRQTRSVASLAGSEIQKILPGINPLKAIQTLPGVTFLTADPWGNNEQNISLFIHGFSSSQLGYTLDGVPLGDQTYGNYNGLSPQRAVISENVGTVTLATGAGDLGTASTSNLGGTIDTFTSDPRRERGAQIQQTFGSYSTFRTYARVDTGTFGNGNSLYLSGVRQDARAWDFNGHQGGYQANGKFVHDDATGKLTAYFAYSDKVEPNEDATVFTAANRDTAPYTRPFFYPDFSGVENYLSSGAYKAAGSNYRNYYSDAQRTDYLAYLKYDWHISDRLTWSNQAYYHHDDGVGVVAGPIDVAGLPQLFSFYFPGTGSPTSAANLARLSSRFGGSGLATRTTEYRIDRGGVLSTVSGDFGKHHIELGGWYEYQSSSAYRRWYGLDVNNPSTPYQRPRAYADPLITQYGSQVRVQEYQTHIQDSWRILPTLTVLGGFKSTFQNAEQRVPVQPIPGSFTGSVALPVGRIKTDKAFLPQAGLLWDVTSRIQIFANAQKNIRQFQTSAASGLSPFALGSQAAFDLFKQQVRPETSWTYEAGARVDASLDLGPITGFQGQISYYHVDFKNRLLAISPTPVITSIVSGAAILQNVGSVKTDGVDVAGTLRFGPHFSFYDALSYNNSRFEDDYTSGTALVPTAGKKVPGSPKWLNKFVASAHAGLFDAQLIGDYIGKRYATYTNDLSVKGYFTMSGRIAATVPMAPTGAIKSLVVSLNVTNITNKKAASTLSIGAASGTYNAFPVAPRQWFGTLSFGF; encoded by the coding sequence ATGCATGTCTCGTCCTGGCTGGCGCTCGGCTGCGCGCTGGCGGCCAGCCCCGCGCTCGCCGCCCCGGCGGCCCCGGCCGCGCCCGCGGCGGCCGATACGGCGCCGGCGGCCCAGCCTGATCTGACTGGGGCGGACGATGCGGCGTCGGATGGGGCGATCGTCGTCACCTCGCGCCAGACGCGCTCGGTCGCCAGCCTCGCCGGCAGCGAGATCCAGAAGATCCTGCCCGGCATCAACCCGCTCAAGGCGATCCAGACCCTGCCCGGCGTGACCTTCCTCACCGCCGATCCCTGGGGCAATAACGAGCAGAACATCTCGCTCTTCATCCACGGCTTTTCCAGCAGCCAGCTGGGCTATACGCTGGACGGCGTGCCGCTCGGCGATCAGACCTACGGCAATTACAACGGTCTTTCGCCGCAGCGCGCGGTGATCTCGGAGAATGTCGGCACGGTCACCCTGGCCACCGGCGCGGGCGATCTCGGCACCGCCTCCACCAGCAATCTCGGCGGCACGATCGATACCTTCACCAGCGATCCGCGGCGCGAGCGCGGCGCCCAGATCCAGCAGACCTTCGGCAGCTATTCCACCTTCCGCACCTATGCGCGGGTGGACACGGGCACCTTCGGCAACGGCAACAGCCTGTATCTCTCCGGCGTGCGCCAGGATGCGCGGGCGTGGGATTTCAACGGCCACCAGGGCGGCTACCAGGCCAATGGCAAGTTCGTGCATGACGATGCCACGGGCAAGCTGACGGCCTATTTCGCCTATTCGGATAAGGTCGAGCCCAATGAGGACGCGACCGTCTTCACCGCCGCCAACCGCGACACCGCACCCTATACGCGGCCCTTCTTCTATCCCGATTTCAGCGGCGTGGAGAATTATCTCAGCTCGGGCGCGTACAAGGCCGCGGGCTCCAACTATCGCAACTATTACAGCGACGCGCAGCGGACGGACTATCTCGCCTATCTGAAATATGACTGGCACATCAGTGACCGGCTGACCTGGTCGAACCAGGCCTATTATCATCATGACGACGGCGTCGGCGTGGTCGCCGGGCCGATCGACGTGGCCGGCCTGCCGCAGCTTTTCTCCTTCTACTTCCCGGGCACCGGCTCCCCCACCTCGGCGGCCAATCTCGCCCGCCTGTCGAGCCGCTTCGGCGGCTCGGGCCTGGCGACGCGCACCACCGAATATCGCATCGATCGCGGCGGCGTGCTCTCCACCGTCAGCGGCGATTTCGGCAAGCACCATATCGAGCTGGGCGGCTGGTACGAATATCAGAGCTCGTCCGCCTATCGGCGCTGGTACGGGCTCGACGTGAACAATCCCTCCACCCCCTATCAGCGGCCGCGCGCCTATGCCGATCCGCTCATCACCCAATATGGCAGCCAGGTGCGGGTGCAGGAATATCAGACCCATATCCAGGATAGCTGGCGCATCCTGCCGACGCTGACGGTGCTGGGCGGCTTCAAGAGCACCTTCCAGAATGCCGAGCAGCGCGTGCCGGTGCAGCCGATCCCGGGTTCCTTCACCGGATCGGTGGCGCTGCCGGTAGGGCGCATCAAGACCGACAAGGCCTTTCTGCCCCAGGCCGGCCTGCTCTGGGACGTGACCTCGCGGATCCAGATCTTCGCCAATGCGCAGAAGAATATCCGCCAGTTCCAGACGAGCGCGGCCTCGGGCCTGTCGCCCTTCGCGCTGGGCAGCCAGGCGGCGTTCGATCTCTTCAAGCAGCAGGTCCGCCCCGAGACGAGCTGGACCTATGAGGCGGGCGCGCGCGTGGACGCGAGCCTCGACCTCGGGCCGATCACCGGCTTCCAGGGCCAGATCAGCTATTATCATGTCGACTTCAAGAACCGGCTGCTGGCGATCAGCCCGACGCCGGTGATCACCTCGATCGTCTCGGGCGCGGCGATCCTCCAGAATGTCGGCAGCGTGAAGACGGACGGCGTCGACGTGGCCGGCACGCTCCGCTTCGGGCCACATTTCTCCTTCTACGATGCGCTGTCGTACAATAATTCCCGGTTCGAGGATGATTATACCAGCGGCACCGCGCTGGTCCCGACCGCCGGCAAGAAGGTGCCGGGTTCGCCCAAATGGCTCAACAAGTTCGTCGCCAGCGCCCATGCCGGCCTGTTCGACGCGCAGCTGATCGGCGACTATATCGGGAAGCGCTACGCCACCTATACCAACGACCTCTCGGTAAAGGGCTATTTCACGATGAGCGGGCGGATCGCGGCGACCGTGCCGATGGCGCCGACGGGAGCGATCAAATCGCTCGTCGTCAGCCTCAACGTCACCAACATCACCAACAAGAAGGCCGCCTCGACGCTCAGCATCGGCGCCGCCTCGGGCACTTACAATGCCTTCCCGGTGGCGCCGCGCCAGTGGTTCGGCACGTTGAGCTTCGGCTTCTGA
- a CDS encoding GGDEF domain-containing protein — protein MTRKRAKTRDGWLVALLDWSTGLPGAEVRMLRADIFETVLLRPLPLLFSGVGLVLISGAAAMLTRTRWALLWCLFDLVMVLARFLVSLRLGRGQSLAEGLARCVVVASVPTFLLFGLGCTASFLIGPAALQMVVTAAMMSLIAGLASRWAALPRLAIATMLAAAAPFGAAVLYVHGAIGALFTVAATTTAALTLQNHSTLVAMLRGSHQARRLSRTDSLTGLANRSGLAAEVARLEAEAAPEQSVAALFVDLDGFKAVNDAYGHAAGDAVLVEVAARLAEEAAPHFVCRLGGDEFVILLLDMGAIEATRTSERLVRRIEQPLIDIAPGPIQVGASIGIATGSIADGALARLLDEADAALYRVKRTGGNGHARFGPAGTPTV, from the coding sequence ATGACGCGAAAACGCGCGAAGACCAGGGATGGCTGGCTCGTCGCGCTGCTCGATTGGAGCACGGGCCTGCCGGGCGCCGAGGTACGAATGCTGCGCGCCGACATTTTCGAGACGGTGCTGCTGCGTCCGCTGCCGCTCCTCTTTTCCGGCGTGGGCCTGGTGTTGATCAGCGGCGCGGCGGCGATGCTCACGCGGACCCGCTGGGCGTTGCTCTGGTGCCTGTTCGATCTCGTGATGGTGCTTGCCCGCTTCCTGGTCTCGCTGCGGCTCGGGCGCGGCCAATCGCTGGCCGAAGGGCTGGCGCGGTGCGTCGTGGTGGCGAGCGTGCCCACCTTCCTCCTGTTCGGGCTCGGCTGCACGGCCAGCTTCCTGATCGGACCGGCCGCGCTGCAGATGGTGGTGACCGCCGCGATGATGAGCCTGATCGCGGGGCTGGCGAGCCGCTGGGCGGCACTGCCGCGGCTCGCGATCGCCACCATGCTCGCGGCGGCGGCGCCGTTCGGCGCCGCGGTGCTCTATGTGCACGGCGCGATCGGCGCGCTCTTCACCGTCGCGGCCACCACCACGGCGGCGCTGACGCTGCAGAACCACAGCACCCTCGTCGCCATGCTGCGCGGATCGCACCAGGCGCGGCGCCTGTCCCGCACCGATAGCCTGACGGGGCTCGCCAACCGATCGGGGCTGGCGGCCGAGGTGGCGCGGCTCGAGGCGGAAGCGGCGCCGGAGCAAAGCGTGGCGGCGCTGTTCGTCGATCTCGATGGCTTCAAGGCCGTCAACGACGCCTATGGCCATGCCGCCGGCGACGCGGTGCTGGTGGAAGTGGCGGCCCGGCTCGCGGAGGAGGCGGCGCCGCATTTCGTCTGCCGGCTGGGCGGCGACGAATTCGTCATCCTTCTTCTCGACATGGGCGCGATCGAGGCGACGCGCACGAGCGAACGGCTCGTCCGGCGGATCGAGCAGCCGCTGATCGATATCGCGCCGGGGCCGATTCAGGTCGGTGCGAGCATCGGCATCGCCACGGGCAGCATCGCGGATGGCGCGCTCGCCCGGCTGCTGGATGAGGCGGATGCGGCGCTCTATCGGGTGAAGCGCACGGGCGGCAATGGCCATGCGCGCTTCGGTCCCGCCGGGACACCGACCGTCTGA
- a CDS encoding L,D-transpeptidase family protein, protein MHGRSLPLSAPLIGRAWPLLALPWLVAAQSPDQAPVLPLIPPSAQTAPAPVPVAPRPMPALSAHQADQLRHMLDDAAADGMAPADADSAAPTGSDDAALVRAALDYARALRRGRLAPGDFLGNWGLRPAAYDPYGDFVAAVKADRLADWVQGLAPPYAGYDTLRHALARYRGIAADGGWPVIASADGLRPGSENAQIKLLRTRLAIEDKALDGGGSRYDEDVVAAVQRAQRRYGLEPTGQIGPATLAALNVSARDRVRQIEANMERWRWLPRTLPTRRVQVNIAAAVLTLFEADAPVLSMRAVTGRPGDETPMLASSIHSIVFNPPWNVPSSIAAKELWPKEKAHPGYLKAHDFRVIDTGNGGTRLQQRAGSKSALGRVKFDFENPYGVYLHDTPSQGTFGRYSRLASHGCVRLAQPVALAKRALEGDAQWTPDAIDAALAKGDTVRAPLAQPVAVFLLYWTAYAGADGRVTFLGDPYGWDGELANRLKSSATRAKQAATLQ, encoded by the coding sequence ATGCATGGCCGCTCCCTCCCGCTTTCCGCTCCGCTCATCGGTCGTGCCTGGCCGCTGCTGGCCCTGCCATGGCTCGTCGCCGCGCAATCGCCGGATCAGGCGCCGGTGCTGCCGCTGATCCCGCCCTCGGCGCAGACCGCGCCGGCCCCGGTTCCGGTGGCGCCGCGTCCCATGCCGGCCTTGAGCGCGCATCAGGCGGACCAGCTGCGCCACATGCTGGACGATGCCGCGGCCGATGGCATGGCCCCGGCCGATGCCGACAGCGCCGCGCCCACGGGCAGCGACGATGCCGCTTTGGTGCGCGCGGCGCTCGATTATGCGCGCGCGCTGCGGCGCGGGCGGCTCGCTCCCGGGGATTTTCTTGGCAATTGGGGCCTGCGGCCGGCCGCCTATGATCCCTATGGCGATTTCGTCGCGGCGGTGAAGGCGGATCGGCTGGCCGACTGGGTCCAGGGCCTGGCGCCGCCCTATGCCGGCTATGATACGCTGCGGCACGCGCTGGCCCGCTATCGCGGCATCGCCGCCGATGGCGGATGGCCCGTGATCGCCTCCGCCGACGGGCTCCGCCCCGGATCCGAGAATGCGCAGATCAAGCTGCTCCGCACGCGGCTGGCGATCGAGGACAAGGCGCTGGACGGCGGCGGATCGCGCTATGACGAGGATGTGGTGGCGGCGGTGCAGCGCGCCCAGCGCCGCTACGGCCTGGAGCCGACCGGGCAGATCGGCCCGGCCACGCTCGCCGCGCTGAATGTCAGCGCGCGCGATCGCGTCCGCCAGATCGAGGCCAATATGGAGCGGTGGCGTTGGCTGCCGCGCACCCTGCCGACGCGGCGCGTGCAGGTGAACATCGCGGCGGCGGTGCTGACCCTGTTCGAGGCGGACGCGCCCGTGCTGTCGATGCGCGCCGTGACCGGGCGGCCCGGCGACGAGACGCCGATGCTCGCCTCCTCCATCCACAGCATCGTCTTCAACCCGCCCTGGAACGTGCCCAGCTCGATCGCCGCGAAAGAGCTGTGGCCCAAGGAAAAGGCGCATCCCGGCTATCTCAAGGCGCATGATTTCCGGGTGATCGACACCGGCAATGGCGGCACCAGGCTGCAACAGCGCGCCGGCTCCAAGAGCGCGCTCGGCCGGGTGAAGTTCGATTTCGAAAATCCCTATGGCGTCTATCTCCACGATACCCCCAGTCAGGGCACGTTCGGCCGCTACAGCCGGCTCGCCAGCCATGGCTGTGTGCGCCTCGCCCAGCCCGTCGCGCTCGCCAAGCGCGCGCTGGAGGGCGATGCGCAATGGACGCCCGACGCGATCGACGCGGCGCTCGCCAAGGGCGATACGGTGCGCGCCCCACTGGCGCAGCCGGTGGCGGTGTTCCTGCTCTACTGGACGGCCTATGCCGGCGCGGATGGCCGCGTCACCTTTCTCGGCGATCCCTATGGCTGGGATGGCGAGCTGGCCAATCGGCTGAAATCCAGCGCCACCCGCGCCAAGCAGGCGGCGACGCTGCAATGA
- a CDS encoding sulfite exporter TauE/SafE family protein, with product MDPLTILPFILVGFAAQLVDGALGMAFGVISSTLLISLGVPPAAASAGVHFVEIFTTGASGLSHIYQRNVDWRLFLRLMVPALIGGIAGATLISGLSATIARPAILLYLLAIALSLLWRGWRGAPRPRAPRIVMPLALAGGFLDAAGGGGYGPVVTSNLLVQGAPPRSVIGSVNLSEFFLTLIVSATFIGTLGRSALSEATLGLLVGGLLAAPLGALIAKRVPAQRLLLLVGMILALTSAWGIYTALSGRG from the coding sequence ATGGATCCCCTGACAATCCTTCCCTTTATTCTGGTGGGCTTCGCGGCGCAGCTGGTCGATGGCGCGCTCGGCATGGCCTTTGGCGTCATCTCTTCTACGCTTCTCATCAGCCTCGGAGTCCCGCCCGCTGCGGCCTCGGCGGGTGTTCACTTCGTCGAGATCTTCACCACCGGCGCGTCGGGGCTCAGCCATATCTATCAGCGCAACGTGGATTGGCGGCTGTTCCTGCGCCTGATGGTGCCCGCGTTGATCGGCGGCATCGCCGGCGCAACGCTCATCTCGGGCTTGAGCGCCACTATCGCCAGGCCCGCCATCCTCCTCTATCTGCTCGCCATCGCCCTGTCCCTGCTGTGGCGGGGATGGCGCGGCGCGCCGCGCCCCCGCGCGCCGCGCATCGTCATGCCGCTCGCGCTCGCCGGCGGCTTCCTCGATGCGGCCGGCGGCGGCGGCTATGGGCCTGTGGTGACCAGCAATCTCTTGGTCCAGGGGGCGCCGCCGCGCAGCGTGATCGGCAGCGTCAACCTGTCCGAATTCTTCCTCACGCTGATCGTGTCCGCCACCTTCATCGGCACGCTCGGCCGGTCCGCGCTGAGCGAGGCGACGCTGGGCCTGCTGGTCGGCGGACTGCTCGCGGCGCCGCTCGGTGCGCTGATCGCCAAGCGCGTGCCGGCGCAACGGCTGCTGCTGCTGGTCGGCATGATCCTCGCGCTCACCAGCGCCTGGGGCATTTACACCGCGCTGTCGGGGCGCGGCTGA
- a CDS encoding MarR family winged helix-turn-helix transcriptional regulator has protein sequence MTEPDPAAIPLDHLLCFAVYSTGLAFNRVYKPLLDGLGLTYPQYLALIALSEAPTLSVGALGERLGLESNTLTPLIKRLAAAGLVERQRDTSDERVVRVALTEQGRATVARAACLPEAILAATGHTPGEIGAMRDTLLTLRAQLRAYAAAPQPRPDSAV, from the coding sequence ATGACCGAGCCCGACCCCGCCGCCATCCCGCTGGACCATCTGCTCTGCTTCGCGGTCTATTCCACGGGGCTCGCCTTCAACCGCGTCTATAAGCCGCTGCTCGATGGGCTCGGCCTCACCTATCCCCAATATCTGGCCCTGATCGCGTTGAGCGAGGCGCCCACGCTTTCGGTGGGCGCGCTCGGCGAGCGGCTGGGGTTGGAGAGCAACACGCTGACCCCGCTGATCAAGCGGTTGGCCGCCGCCGGTCTGGTCGAACGCCAGCGCGACACGAGCGACGAGCGGGTGGTGCGCGTGGCGCTGACGGAGCAGGGCCGCGCCACCGTCGCTCGCGCCGCCTGCTTGCCCGAGGCGATCCTCGCCGCAACCGGGCACACGCCAGGCGAGATCGGCGCGATGCGCGACACTTTGCTCACGCTGCGCGCGCAGCTGCGCGCCTATGCCGCCGCGCCTCAGCCGCGCCCCGACAGCGCGGTGTAA
- a CDS encoding NAD-glutamate dehydrogenase: MTASVADERPFNADEAGRRAAPWEELLVRGALPGETDGFDAEARHAAALFVAETAQRRSPGHALVALESLGGETGRRTMRLAIVNDDMPFLVDSVAAAIAGHGLAVHRLLHPIAAVRRDADGDLTALLPAGAEGERRESIIYVEVERADAKVRRQLGSDIERVLEDVRAAVGDYGALIQSLKDTAYRLPDGEGAALVRWLVDGNMTLLAAARESRDGAPGQPLGLARTLGAPLCDAGLRDAAIAWFEQGGEAPLFLKSDIVSTVHRRAPLDLILAPVRAEGRVVALDVHAGLWTSAALASRPDRVPLIRRRLAQLEETLGFDPASHAGKALRHALAVLPHDIVISFTGAALERVALTAMSLADRPRSRLVLVEDGLGRHVFAFAWMLREDFSMRRQAAIGRMLIEATGGRVVASAIGLDDEGGLAMLRYTLAGARVDEAQADAVDRRLAEMLRGWAPAIEVALAAEVGATRAARLTLSHAQAFPGFYRETTDPAEAARDLLALTQLEEDGRGVRLIAGAEPDALRLKIYRLGGLVPLSDVVPVLENFGFVVVEERPTPIGEAGALGHIHEFLLHAPRGSGAALLARAAIAEAAIAAVLENRAENDAFNRLIAGLGLEPRAVVWLRAWFRYLRQAGLPYSLATVAEALTEAPQVTAGLVDLFVALHDPAAGGDTAAAAARARIQDGLVAVAAIDDDRILRRLHGLVEAILRTNAFTAEGEAALAFKLDSARVPGLPAPVPYREIWVYSPRLEGIHLRGGPVARGGLRWSDRRDDFRTEILGLMKAQIVKNAVIVPTGAKGGFYPKQLPAPGDRKAWLAEGTEAYRIFIRALLSVTDNLVEGRVVHPAGMRILDGEDPYFVVAADKGTATFSDIANAIAVERGFWLGDAFASGGSHGYDHKAMGITARGAWVSVTRHFAEMGVDVARDPVTVAGCGDMSGDVFGNGMLLSQSLRLVAAFDHRHIFLDPDPDPASSWAERARLFRLPASSWADYDSTLISAGGGVFARTQKQIALSPEAAAALGVAPGTYDPSTLIQAILKSPVDLLWFGGIGTYIKAAGQSQSDAGDPANDANRVNADQVRAKVIGEGANLSTTQAGRIEFSLLGGRCNTDFIDNSAGVDCSDNEVNIKIALNAEVAAGTLGFDARNALLGAMTDDVAAIVLEDNRLQTLALSAAERGGAAALPGQVSVIEALESQGRLDRAVEGLASNDQFLRRAADGQGLTRPELAVILSHAKLALQAAIEASPIARDPALTDLLIRNFPEPMRAGHRAAIEQHRLRPQIIATRVANMVVNRLGLVAPFELAEEEGVSLARVAGAYLACDAMFGLGDLFAAIEAEAMPEPGRLALLEAAAGIVRLHIADLLRVADPTLLPGETAAAFGPGIAAVGDRLDELVLQEVRDQSAALGRRLAETGAGEALVARLVRLFALDGAVATASLAARSGWSEVDVVAAYVRLGEALGLDWAKAAALRAQASDPWERLLIAGLVRDFEQLRLDFLARAGGEGPRAFVDQWLDQHGVRVERFRRLVDRARAAASATPAMLAQLAAQARLLLVRRS; the protein is encoded by the coding sequence ATGACAGCATCCGTGGCGGACGAGCGGCCCTTCAACGCGGACGAGGCCGGGCGCCGCGCCGCTCCCTGGGAAGAGCTGCTGGTGCGCGGGGCGCTGCCTGGCGAGACCGATGGCTTCGATGCCGAAGCCCGCCACGCCGCCGCTCTGTTCGTGGCCGAGACCGCGCAGCGGCGCTCGCCCGGCCACGCGCTGGTGGCGCTGGAGTCGCTCGGCGGCGAGACCGGACGGCGCACCATGCGGCTGGCCATCGTCAATGACGACATGCCCTTTCTCGTCGATTCGGTGGCGGCGGCGATCGCCGGCCATGGCCTGGCGGTGCATCGCCTGCTCCATCCCATCGCCGCCGTGCGCCGCGATGCCGACGGCGATCTGACGGCGCTGCTGCCCGCCGGCGCCGAGGGCGAGCGGCGCGAATCGATCATCTATGTCGAGGTGGAGCGCGCCGACGCCAAGGTCCGGCGCCAGCTCGGCAGCGATATCGAGCGCGTGCTGGAGGATGTGCGCGCGGCGGTGGGCGATTATGGCGCGCTCATCCAATCGCTCAAGGACACCGCCTATCGCCTGCCCGATGGCGAGGGCGCGGCGCTGGTGCGCTGGCTGGTGGACGGCAACATGACCCTGCTCGCCGCCGCGCGCGAAAGCCGCGATGGCGCGCCCGGCCAGCCGCTCGGGCTGGCGCGCACGCTGGGCGCGCCGCTGTGCGACGCCGGGCTGCGCGACGCCGCGATCGCCTGGTTCGAGCAGGGCGGCGAGGCGCCGCTCTTCCTCAAGAGCGACATCGTCTCGACCGTGCACCGGCGCGCGCCGCTGGACCTGATCCTCGCGCCGGTGCGGGCCGAGGGCCGGGTCGTGGCGCTCGATGTCCATGCCGGGCTCTGGACATCGGCGGCGCTCGCCAGCCGCCCCGATCGGGTGCCGCTGATCCGCCGCCGCCTCGCGCAGCTGGAGGAGACGCTCGGCTTCGATCCGGCCAGCCATGCCGGCAAGGCGCTGCGCCACGCGCTGGCGGTGCTGCCGCACGATATCGTCATCTCCTTCACCGGCGCCGCGCTGGAGCGGGTGGCGCTGACGGCGATGTCGCTCGCCGATCGGCCGCGCTCGCGGCTGGTGCTGGTGGAGGACGGGCTGGGCCGCCATGTCTTCGCCTTCGCCTGGATGCTGCGCGAGGATTTCTCCATGCGCCGCCAGGCCGCGATCGGCCGGATGCTGATCGAGGCGACCGGCGGGCGGGTGGTCGCGTCCGCGATCGGGCTCGACGACGAGGGCGGGCTGGCGATGCTGCGCTATACGCTGGCGGGCGCGCGGGTCGACGAGGCGCAGGCGGACGCGGTCGATCGCCGCCTCGCCGAGATGCTGCGCGGCTGGGCGCCCGCGATCGAGGTGGCGCTCGCCGCCGAGGTCGGCGCGACGCGCGCGGCGCGGCTCACGCTCAGCCATGCCCAGGCCTTTCCCGGCTTCTACCGCGAAACCACGGATCCGGCCGAGGCGGCGCGCGATCTCCTGGCGCTGACCCAGCTGGAAGAGGATGGCCGTGGCGTGCGGCTGATCGCGGGCGCCGAGCCGGACGCGCTGCGTCTGAAGATCTACCGCCTCGGCGGGCTGGTGCCGCTCTCCGACGTGGTGCCGGTGCTGGAGAATTTCGGCTTCGTCGTGGTCGAGGAGCGGCCGACGCCGATCGGCGAGGCGGGGGCGCTGGGCCATATCCACGAATTCCTGCTCCATGCCCCGCGCGGCAGCGGCGCGGCGCTGCTGGCGCGCGCCGCCATCGCCGAGGCGGCGATCGCGGCGGTGCTGGAGAACCGCGCCGAGAACGACGCCTTCAACCGGCTGATCGCCGGGCTCGGGCTGGAGCCGCGCGCGGTGGTCTGGCTGCGGGCCTGGTTCCGCTATCTGCGCCAGGCCGGCCTGCCCTACAGCCTCGCCACCGTCGCCGAGGCGCTGACCGAGGCGCCGCAGGTGACGGCCGGGCTGGTCGATCTGTTCGTCGCGCTGCACGATCCCGCCGCCGGCGGCGACACGGCCGCCGCCGCCGCGCGCGCGCGCATCCAGGATGGGCTGGTCGCGGTCGCCGCGATCGACGACGACCGCATCCTGCGCCGGCTTCATGGGCTGGTGGAGGCGATTTTGCGCACCAACGCCTTCACCGCCGAGGGCGAGGCGGCACTGGCCTTCAAGCTGGACAGCGCGCGCGTGCCGGGCCTGCCCGCGCCCGTGCCCTATCGCGAAATCTGGGTCTATTCGCCGCGTCTCGAGGGCATTCATCTGCGCGGCGGTCCGGTCGCGCGCGGCGGCCTGCGCTGGTCGGACCGGCGCGACGATTTCCGCACCGAGATCCTCGGCCTGATGAAGGCGCAGATCGTCAAGAATGCGGTGATCGTGCCGACCGGGGCCAAGGGCGGCTTCTATCCCAAGCAGCTGCCCGCGCCCGGCGATCGCAAGGCGTGGCTGGCCGAGGGTACGGAAGCCTATCGCATCTTCATCCGCGCGCTGCTTTCGGTCACCGACAATCTGGTCGAGGGCCGGGTGGTCCATCCCGCAGGCATGCGCATCCTCGATGGCGAGGATCCCTATTTCGTCGTCGCCGCCGACAAGGGCACCGCCACCTTCTCGGATATCGCCAATGCGATCGCGGTGGAGCGGGGCTTCTGGCTGGGCGATGCCTTCGCCTCGGGCGGCAGCCATGGCTATGACCATAAGGCGATGGGCATCACCGCGCGCGGCGCCTGGGTGTCCGTCACCCGCCATTTCGCCGAGATGGGCGTGGACGTGGCGCGCGATCCCGTCACCGTCGCCGGCTGCGGCGACATGTCGGGCGATGTCTTCGGCAACGGCATGCTGCTGTCGCAATCGCTGCGGCTGGTGGCCGCTTTCGACCATCGCCACATCTTCCTCGATCCCGATCCCGATCCCGCTTCCTCCTGGGCCGAGCGCGCGCGCCTCTTCCGCCTGCCGGCCTCGTCCTGGGCCGATTACGACAGCACGCTGATCTCCGCCGGCGGCGGCGTGTTCGCGCGCACGCAGAAGCAGATCGCGCTGAGCCCGGAGGCGGCGGCGGCGCTGGGCGTGGCGCCCGGCACCTATGATCCCTCCACGCTCATCCAGGCGATCCTCAAGAGCCCGGTCGACCTGCTCTGGTTCGGCGGCATCGGCACCTACATCAAGGCCGCGGGCCAGAGCCAGAGCGATGCCGGCGATCCCGCAAACGACGCCAACCGCGTCAATGCCGACCAGGTGCGCGCCAAGGTGATCGGCGAAGGCGCCAATCTTTCCACCACCCAGGCGGGCCGGATCGAGTTCAGCCTGCTCGGCGGCCGCTGCAACACCGACTTCATCGACAATTCGGCCGGCGTCGATTGCTCGGACAATGAGGTCAACATCAAAATCGCGCTCAACGCCGAAGTGGCGGCGGGGACGCTCGGCTTCGACGCGCGCAACGCGCTGCTCGGCGCCATGACCGACGATGTGGCGGCGATCGTGCTCGAGGACAACCGCCTCCAGACGCTCGCCCTGTCCGCCGCCGAGCGGGGCGGCGCGGCGGCCCTGCCGGGGCAGGTGAGCGTGATCGAGGCGCTGGAAAGCCAGGGCCGGCTGGATCGCGCGGTGGAGGGGCTGGCGAGCAACGACCAGTTCCTGCGCCGCGCCGCCGACGGCCAGGGGCTCACCCGGCCCGAGCTGGCGGTGATCCTCAGCCATGCCAAGCTCGCGCTCCAGGCGGCGATCGAGGCCTCGCCCATCGCCCGCGATCCGGCGCTCACCGATCTGCTGATCCGCAACTTCCCCGAGCCGATGCGGGCCGGCCACCGCGCCGCGATCGAGCAGCACCGGCTGCGGCCGCAGATCATCGCGACCCGCGTCGCCAATATGGTGGTCAACCGGCTCGGGCTGGTGGCGCCGTTCGAGCTGGCCGAGGAGGAGGGTGTCAGCCTCGCCCGCGTCGCCGGTGCCTATCTCGCCTGCGACGCCATGTTCGGCCTGGGCGATCTCTTCGCCGCGATCGAGGCCGAGGCCATGCCCGAGCCGGGCCGGCTGGCGCTGCTCGAGGCGGCGGCGGGGATCGTGCGGCTGCACATCGCCGATCTGCTGCGCGTCGCCGATCCCACGCTGCTGCCCGGCGAAACCGCCGCCGCCTTCGGCCCCGGCATCGCGGCGGTGGGCGATCGGCTGGACGAGCTGGTGCTGCAGGAGGTGCGCGATCAGTCCGCCGCGCTCGGCCGCCGGCTGGCCGAGACCGGCGCCGGCGAGGCGCTGGTGGCGCGGCTGGTGCGGCTGTTCGCGCTCGACGGCGCGGTGGCGACCGCCTCGCTCGCGGCGCGCAGCGGCTGGTCCGAGGTGGATGTCGTCGCGGCCTATGTGCGGCTGGGCGAGGCGCTGGGTCTGGATTGGGCCAAGGCCGCCGCGCTGCGCGCCCAGGCAAGCGATCCCTGGGAGCGGCTGCTGATCGCCGGGCTGGTGCGCGATTTCGAGCAGCTGCGGCTGGATTTCCTCGCCCGCGCCGGCGGCGAGGGGCCGCGCGCCTTCGTGGATCAGTGGCTCGACCAGCATGGCGTGCGGGTGGAGCGGTTCCGCCGGCTGGTGGACCGCGCCCGCGCCGCCGCCAGCGCGACGCCGGCGATGCTCGCCCAGCTTGCCGCCCAGGCGCGGCTGTTGCTGGTGCGGCGCAGCTGA